One part of the Vicia villosa cultivar HV-30 ecotype Madison, WI linkage group LG6, Vvil1.0, whole genome shotgun sequence genome encodes these proteins:
- the LOC131612446 gene encoding uncharacterized protein LOC131612446 has product MKKKNKTTTMPPFSTTLFPLIFYLLLSPVTSQQVSHHWPGFIYTRTGGRCSPQFWSGRQETWPRMVPETSTVSNVFGWRVYKRYRSDLTLLEATSRNDEGENAFGALLKEGTAALVNSYAREGFPFRSWQVKTLVMQGFVSEVAAASLAKRFSLANHACS; this is encoded by the coding sequence atgaagaagaagaacaagacaACAACAATGCCTCCCTTCTCAACCACACTCTTCCCTCTTATCTTTTATCTCCTCTTATCACCAGTCACATCTCAACAAGTTTCACACCACTGGCCAGGCTTCATCTACACACGCACCGGAGGAAGATGCAGTCCGCAGTTCTGGAGCGGAAGACAAGAAACATGGCCGAGAATGGTTCCAGAGACATCAACGGTGTCGAATGTGTTTGGATGGAGAGTGTATAAACGGTACAGATCGGATCTCACGTTACTTGAAGCGACGAGTAGGAACGATGAAGGTGAAAACGCGTTTGGAGCTTTGTTGAAAGAGGGAACAGCTGCGTTGGTAAACTCGTATGCGAGAGAGGGTTTTCCTTTTAGGTCGTGGCAGGTTAAGACTTTGGTTATGCAGGGGTTTGTTTCTGAGGTTGCTGCTGCTTCTCTAGCCAAACGTTTCTCTTTGGCTAATCATGCTTGCTCCTAA